Genomic segment of Octadecabacter arcticus 238:
GCGTTCAAACATACGAATGTCGTGACCGTTGCAAATGTCGTCAGCGACAGCCCCACAATGGTCGCACCCGCGCCCTCCAGAATGGTGGTAAGCGCACCGGCAACAAACATCATCGTACCCACTAAATAGATCCAAAGCCTTGGCACAAACCGGATCAGATAGGGGATCGACAAGCCGATCAAAAGAGATGCAACGCCGACAAAGAAATAGACCTCTGACACAACGCTCGCATCTTGAAGAGCACGATACATAGCCAATGGGAAAACCGAGATCAGAATGCCTCTGGCGATAGCTTCGGCACCAGCCAAGACAGCAAAACCACGTACATTTGGCGCGGGGGCATGGCGGAGCCATTCGGGTATTCGGCGTTCATGCATGAGTTTTGCTTCACTAGCTAAGACCCAGCTTTCGCAGTTTTTACAGCACGCCTCTTTTCCAGTTGCGACGTCGTGTCGTTTTTGCGCATATCTTCTTTAATTTTAGGAAATACAAAAGCAGACAATCAAAATTTTGGATCAAACGGCAGCTTTGTCCACGGTGTGTGCGTTCATGCGCCGTGCAGCGAAAGTCGGCTCATCCCAGACCAGCCGTTCGTGCGTCCCGCAGCTAACGGCAGGTCTGGTGTAGGTTTCTCGGACGCCACGCGCGAGGTTTGGGTGACGCGGAACATTGCCTGGCGTCGGAGAAGCGCTCAAGCGGGAAATCGCGGGGTTGGTCTGGGTGGATCGATTGTTGCTATGGGGATTTGCGCAATGCGTGTGTTTTCGCCCGGAGCTGACAGGCCAGTTTGGCGGGGCGCATTGAGTTAAGCGCAGC
This window contains:
- a CDS encoding MFS transporter — encoded protein: MHERRIPEWLRHAPAPNVRGFAVLAGAEAIARGILISVFPLAMYRALQDASVVSEVYFFVGVASLLIGLSIPYLIRFVPRLWIYLVGTMMFVAGALTTILEGAGATIVGLSLTTFATVTTFVCLNAYVLDYVSKTNLGKYETSRLFYSALGWTVGPALGVFLYDWWQPAPFLIAAVAAFAMLVIFLVRLIPFSPVAPHVDAAQNLALVALEADRISL